A genomic window from Microvirga sp. TS319 includes:
- a CDS encoding class I SAM-dependent methyltransferase — MAEAGKTARLEMFRDILGDAHRALDLSFGFELWDGSSVPADLPSYAMRLVIRHENVVASLVRRPNLDTALNAYVSGMLDLKNGTIFDLAAQRPQKAGRRLRRVGKLKALRVAYHFLRAPADMPRPLNEVQEDPDAREGKPQTNKKNVAYHYDVSNDFYGLFLDPEMVYTCAYFQPDWHDDLARAQTDKLDMICRKLRLKPGDRLLDIGCGWGALICHAAQHYGVKATGVTLAEEQAKLAREKAARLGLQDRVEVLVKDFTQMEGEFDKISSIGMFEHVGIRNHPTYFRSVHRLLRPRGLYLHHSIARRAKKSDRAFRKLKPEYKALTRYIFPGGELDHLGMSVANLERFGFEVHDVEGWREHYQRTTRLWWESLSARQKEAEAMVGREKTRMWLLYLAGCSLAFERAAVGVNQTLVSKRTRGPSGLPPSRADLYA, encoded by the coding sequence ATGGCTGAGGCGGGCAAGACGGCACGGCTGGAAATGTTCCGTGATATCCTGGGCGATGCGCACAGGGCGCTCGATCTGTCGTTCGGCTTCGAGCTGTGGGACGGATCCTCGGTTCCTGCCGACCTGCCGTCCTATGCCATGCGCCTCGTCATCCGGCACGAGAACGTGGTCGCGAGCCTCGTCCGGCGCCCGAACCTGGACACGGCCCTCAACGCCTATGTGTCGGGCATGCTCGACCTCAAGAACGGCACCATCTTCGACCTCGCCGCCCAGCGCCCGCAGAAGGCGGGCCGGCGCCTCAGACGCGTGGGCAAGCTCAAGGCCCTGAGGGTCGCCTATCATTTCCTGCGCGCGCCCGCCGACATGCCGCGCCCCCTGAACGAGGTCCAGGAGGATCCCGACGCGCGGGAAGGAAAGCCCCAGACCAACAAGAAGAACGTCGCCTATCACTACGACGTGTCGAACGATTTCTACGGCCTCTTCCTCGATCCGGAGATGGTCTATACCTGCGCCTATTTTCAGCCCGACTGGCACGACGACCTCGCCCGCGCTCAAACCGACAAGCTCGACATGATCTGTCGCAAGCTGCGGCTCAAGCCCGGCGACCGCCTCCTCGACATCGGCTGCGGCTGGGGCGCCCTGATCTGCCATGCGGCGCAGCATTACGGGGTCAAGGCCACGGGCGTGACGCTCGCCGAGGAGCAGGCGAAGCTCGCCCGCGAGAAGGCCGCACGCCTCGGGCTGCAGGACCGCGTGGAGGTTCTGGTGAAGGATTTCACCCAGATGGAGGGCGAGTTCGACAAGATCTCCTCCATCGGCATGTTCGAGCATGTGGGCATCAGGAACCACCCCACTTACTTCCGCTCGGTGCATCGGCTGCTCAGGCCGCGTGGCCTCTATCTGCACCACAGCATCGCACGGCGCGCCAAGAAGAGCGACAGGGCCTTCCGCAAGCTCAAGCCCGAATACAAGGCGCTCACGCGCTACATCTTCCCCGGCGGGGAGCTCGACCATCTCGGCATGTCGGTCGCCAATCTGGAGCGCTTCGGCTTCGAGGTGCACGACGTGGAGGGCTGGCGCGAACATTACCAGCGCACCACGCGCCTGTGGTGGGAGTCCTTGAGCGCCCGGCAGAAGGAGGCCGAGGCCATGGTGGGCCGGGAGAAGACCCGCATGTGGCTTCTCTATCTCGCCGGCTGCTCCTTGGCCTTCGAGCGCGCGGCCGTGGGCGTGAACCAGACCCTCGTGTCCAAGCGCACGCGCGGGCCCTCGGGCCTTCCGCCGTCGCGGGCGGATCTCTATGCCTGA
- a CDS encoding carboxymuconolactone decarboxylase family protein produces the protein MKARLMPFEVAAGTLKPLIDLENTLKNSGLEHSLIDLVKTRASQINGCAYCIHMHTKDARARGETEERLYLLDAWRESPLYSDRERAALAWTEALTLVAETHAPDEDYARLSAHFTPEEQVNLTVLIGAINAWNRLAIGFRSVHPAGAGRAAA, from the coding sequence ATGAAAGCACGGTTGATGCCCTTCGAAGTGGCGGCAGGCACCCTGAAGCCCCTGATCGACCTGGAAAACACCCTGAAGAACAGCGGGCTGGAGCACAGCCTGATCGATCTGGTGAAGACGCGCGCCTCTCAGATCAACGGCTGCGCCTATTGCATTCACATGCACACCAAGGATGCGCGCGCCCGTGGCGAGACCGAGGAGCGGCTTTACCTCCTCGACGCTTGGCGGGAATCACCCCTCTACAGCGACCGCGAGCGGGCGGCCCTGGCCTGGACCGAAGCCCTGACGCTGGTGGCCGAGACCCATGCCCCCGACGAGGATTACGCCCGGCTCAGCGCGCATTTCACGCCCGAGGAGCAGGTGAACCTGACCGTGCTGATCGGCGCGATCAATGCCTGGAACCGCCTCGCCATCGGCTTCCGTTCCGTTCATCCGGCCGGAGCGGGCCGTGCGGCCGCCTGA
- a CDS encoding L,D-transpeptidase, whose protein sequence is MSDRIAVALAALLLAASGASAREVVPFRESVSPGTIVIRTGERQLYYVRGDGTALRYRVAVGKPGKQWFGEARVDGKYVRPAWAPPREVKRDNPRLPDVIPGGAPNNPMGARALTLDLDEYAIHGTNRPGSIGTYASYGCIRMLNQDIIDLYDQVSVGTRVVVTP, encoded by the coding sequence ATGTCTGACCGGATCGCCGTTGCGCTCGCCGCCCTGCTCCTGGCCGCCTCGGGCGCGTCCGCCCGCGAGGTCGTGCCGTTCCGGGAGAGCGTCTCGCCCGGCACCATCGTGATCAGGACGGGCGAGCGGCAGCTCTATTACGTGCGCGGCGATGGGACGGCCCTGCGCTACCGCGTGGCCGTGGGCAAGCCCGGCAAGCAATGGTTCGGAGAGGCGCGGGTCGACGGGAAATACGTGCGGCCCGCCTGGGCGCCGCCGAGAGAAGTCAAACGCGACAATCCGCGCCTGCCCGACGTGATTCCGGGCGGCGCGCCCAACAATCCCATGGGTGCGCGGGCCCTCACCCTCGATCTCGACGAATACGCCATCCACGGCACCAACCGGCCGGGCTCCATCGGCACCTACGCGTCCTACGGCTGCATCCGCATGCTCAACCAGGACATTATCGATCTCTACGATCAGGTGAGCGTGGGAACGCGGGTGGTGGTCACTCCCTGA
- a CDS encoding bleomycin resistance protein, translated as MTLPTSAERNLSSGTGRLPEGGFNALVPELDVTDIDASLRFWCGLLGFAVAYDRPQAKFAYLQREGAQVMLCQINRNWEVGALERPFGRGINFQIAARDIDPVVNALREAGWPLYREPFEAWYRLGDDVESGSREFLVQDPDGYLIRFAQNMGRKKLTE; from the coding sequence ATGACCCTTCCGACCTCGGCCGAGCGGAATCTCTCCTCCGGCACGGGCCGCCTGCCGGAAGGCGGCTTCAATGCGCTCGTGCCCGAACTCGACGTCACCGACATCGACGCGAGCCTGCGCTTCTGGTGCGGCCTTCTCGGCTTCGCGGTCGCGTATGACCGGCCGCAGGCGAAATTCGCCTATCTCCAGCGCGAGGGCGCGCAGGTGATGCTGTGCCAGATCAACCGCAACTGGGAGGTGGGTGCCCTGGAGCGTCCCTTCGGGCGCGGCATCAATTTCCAGATCGCGGCCCGCGACATCGATCCGGTCGTGAACGCCTTGAGGGAGGCCGGCTGGCCTCTGTACCGGGAGCCGTTCGAGGCTTGGTATCGCTTAGGCGACGATGTAGAGAGCGGCTCGCGCGAGTTCCTGGTCCAGGACCCGGACGGCTACCTCATCCGCTTCGCACAGAATATGGGCCGCAAGAAGCTGACCGAATAG
- a CDS encoding DUF1674 domain-containing protein, with the protein MSTNDTPENTSRPVLDGAAPGKILSPAAQRALEEAARRRHEIDAHAAEIAREKEHQGRGGLEPVRYDDWEVKGLASDF; encoded by the coding sequence ATGAGCACCAACGATACTCCCGAGAACACCTCGCGTCCCGTCCTGGATGGGGCCGCGCCCGGAAAAATCCTCTCGCCCGCGGCCCAGCGAGCCCTCGAAGAGGCCGCCCGGCGGCGCCATGAGATCGACGCCCACGCGGCCGAGATCGCCAGGGAGAAGGAACATCAGGGCCGTGGCGGGCTGGAGCCCGTGCGCTACGATGACTGGGAGGTGAAAGGCCTCGCCAGCGATTTCTAG
- the htpX gene encoding zinc metalloprotease HtpX — translation MNTVKTGMLLAGLMALFGVVGYLLGGATGMMIALGLGLATNLYAYWNSDRLALAAHHAVEVDERTAPDLVRMVRDLSRNAGLPMPRVYLIDNPQPNAFATGRNPENAAVAATTGLLNMLSYDEVAGVMAHELAHVRNRDTLIMTVSATIAGAIATLAQFGFFFGGRGNERPNPIVMLATVIIAPIAAMIIQMAISRSREYDADRMGAQICGQPLSLASALAKIAGGVAHVPNMDAERHPATAPLFIINPLSGHGMDNLFSTHPATENRIAALQSLAQEMGAAPQAGFVTQSASSPWGQPPRRGPWG, via the coding sequence ATGAACACCGTCAAGACCGGAATGCTGCTGGCCGGCCTCATGGCCCTGTTCGGCGTCGTCGGCTATCTGCTCGGCGGCGCGACCGGCATGATGATCGCGCTGGGCTTAGGCCTTGCTACCAATCTCTATGCCTATTGGAACTCCGACCGGCTGGCGCTCGCCGCCCATCACGCAGTGGAGGTGGACGAACGGACCGCGCCGGATCTGGTCCGCATGGTACGGGATCTGTCCCGCAACGCCGGCCTTCCCATGCCGCGGGTCTACCTCATCGACAACCCGCAGCCGAACGCGTTCGCCACCGGCCGCAACCCGGAAAACGCCGCAGTCGCGGCCACCACGGGCCTTCTCAACATGCTCTCCTACGACGAGGTCGCGGGCGTGATGGCGCACGAGCTCGCCCATGTCAGGAACCGCGACACCCTCATCATGACCGTGAGCGCCACCATCGCGGGCGCCATCGCGACGCTGGCGCAGTTCGGCTTCTTCTTCGGCGGGCGCGGCAACGAGCGGCCCAACCCGATCGTGATGCTGGCGACCGTCATCATCGCGCCGATCGCCGCCATGATCATCCAGATGGCGATCAGCCGCTCGCGGGAATACGACGCCGACCGGATGGGCGCCCAGATCTGCGGCCAGCCCCTGTCGCTGGCCTCGGCGCTGGCGAAGATCGCGGGCGGCGTGGCCCATGTGCCCAACATGGACGCCGAGCGCCATCCGGCCACGGCGCCCCTCTTCATCATCAACCCGCTCTCCGGCCACGGCATGGACAACCTGTTCTCCACGCATCCGGCGACGGAAAACAGGATTGCGGCGCTCCAATCTTTGGCGCAGGAGATGGGGGCCGCGCCGCAGGCCGGCTTCGTCACGCAAAGCGCATCGAGTCCCTGGGGCCAGCCGCCCCGCCGCGGACCTTGGGGTTAA
- a CDS encoding sigma-70 family RNA polymerase sigma factor yields the protein MRPPDADAADQFEPLRPGLIRHAYRMLGSVAEAEDVVQEAFIRWHQTDRSVVREPAAFLSRTVTRLCLDVLKSARVRRETYVGPWLPEPVLEPSFEEEQAEDLSLTLMLALERLSPLERAAFLLHDVFGMGFDEIALTLNREPAACRQLAARARKNVQAARPRYTIARDEGERMTDAFFAASRSGDLTALRNILADNVVAYSDGGGIRSAALNPLFGFRRVSGLFVGVAKKSLFQTPPVLYRGLINGLPGYVTLEQDGLPQTTALDIRDGRIVGIYLVRNPEKLRHLSALAGPDGI from the coding sequence GTGCGGCCGCCTGACGCCGATGCGGCGGATCAGTTCGAGCCCCTGAGGCCGGGGCTGATCCGCCATGCCTATCGGATGCTCGGCTCCGTCGCCGAAGCGGAAGACGTCGTGCAGGAGGCTTTTATCCGCTGGCACCAGACGGACCGCTCCGTCGTTCGGGAGCCGGCCGCCTTCCTGTCCAGAACGGTCACGCGCCTGTGCCTCGACGTGCTCAAATCGGCGCGGGTCCGGCGCGAGACCTATGTGGGCCCCTGGCTGCCCGAACCGGTCCTGGAGCCGTCCTTCGAGGAGGAGCAGGCGGAGGATCTCTCCCTCACCCTCATGCTGGCGCTGGAGCGGCTGTCGCCTCTGGAGCGTGCCGCCTTTCTCCTGCACGATGTCTTCGGGATGGGCTTCGATGAGATCGCCCTCACCCTGAACAGGGAGCCGGCCGCCTGTCGGCAACTGGCCGCACGCGCGCGAAAGAACGTCCAGGCCGCAAGGCCGCGCTACACGATCGCCCGGGACGAAGGTGAGCGCATGACGGACGCGTTCTTCGCAGCCTCGCGCAGCGGCGACCTGACGGCTCTCCGGAACATTCTGGCCGACAACGTCGTGGCCTATTCGGATGGCGGCGGCATTCGAAGCGCGGCCCTGAATCCGCTCTTCGGATTCCGCAGGGTTTCCGGCCTGTTCGTGGGGGTGGCGAAAAAGTCCCTCTTTCAAACCCCGCCCGTTCTCTACCGGGGACTGATCAACGGGTTGCCCGGATACGTCACTCTTGAGCAGGACGGCCTTCCGCAAACGACGGCGCTCGACATCCGGGACGGCCGGATCGTCGGCATCTATCTGGTCCGGAACCCCGAAAAGCTCCGGCATCTTTCCGCCCTGGCCGGCCCGGACGGCATCTGA